TAAGGCTAAAGAGTTGGTGGAAGCACAGTAAATTTAGTTTTGTAGATGGTGGGCAATGCCCACCCTACATTTAGGAGGGGATGACAACTTCCTTAAAGCGAATTTCATCCCGATGGGGATCGCAGTAGGCGACTTCTAACATGAATGTTTCCCCTAGTTTGATGGCTCGATCGCACCGATAGGGTAATTCTAAACCTATATCTTCAAAAAGAATCAGGGCAAGACGATCATCTTCCCGTAACCAACGTAACATTAAAACTTCCCACACCTCATCGGAGTGTTGTTTTAAATATTGCAAAGTCCAATAACGATTGGTTTGTCTTTCCACTAAGACAGCCTCGGAAGAAGTGGAAGTAACATTAAATAGAATCGATTGCATTTCATCTCGGGCAAAAGGCAATTCATCACCCCGCAAATGAGCTTTGATCTGAAAATGGGCTAATAAGTCAGTATAACGACGGATGGGGGAGGTGACTTGGGTATAGGCATTTAACCCCAAACTAGCATGACGAATGGGGGATAATCCCGTCTCACTCTTGGGCATACAACGACGAATAGCCGAGGCTCGTACTGGCCCGGCGGGAAGTAAAATTAGTTCTTCTTGGGGGGGTAATTCTGGCTGAGGTTGCCCACGGAAAGGCACGGGAATATTATGCTCCTGACAAAAACGCCCTGCTACTTCCCCCGTGAGGATCATCATTTCGGCCACCACTGTACGGGAATAGGAATCATGTAACAACTCAATGGTGACATCTTCCTCTCCCTTGACTTTTATAATCGCTTCTGGCATGGAAATCACCACCGAACCATTATCCTTACGCCATTGCGATCGCAACTTAGCCGCCTGCGCCAACTGTTTTACCTCTGGCTCTGCTTGTATATCGAGATGTAACATTTCATCCACATCATGATAAGTGAGGCGATAGGTGGGCTTGATATAAGTAGAGTGAATTTCATAATCCTTAATGCCCCCTGCCTCGTCAAGAGTAACCCCAAAACTAAGGGCAGGGCAAATTTGACCTTGAACCAAACTCATGGGGCCCGTGGCTAATACAGGGGGGAACATGGGAATCATGCCCGTAGGTAAATATAAACTGGTACTGCGTTTACGAGCTTCCAAATCCAAATCATCATGGGGAGTAACCAAGCGAGTGGGATCTGCGATGTGAATCCAATAACGCAAACTTCCATCCTCAAGGGTTTCCACACTCAAACCGTCATCGATTTCTTCGGTACTTTCATCATCGATGGTATATACCTTGTGATGGGTTAAATCTAAACGGGGTTGAGGATCTGGGATTTCTATTCCTTTAGATAGGTTATAGATAATTGATTGAGCCATTTCTGCTACCTCTAAAGGAAAGTTGTTGGGATAGGAACTACGACGCAAGAATAAATTTTCGTGTTCGCTCCATAATTTAAGGTCTATCAATAACTGCCATGCTTCCTGAATAGTTTTTGACCTACCAATATTTTCTAAAATCTCTTGGGCTTGTTTGGGAGGATTATCAGGTTGTAACACCCATCTTTCCACAAAGTCGAGTTTGATTAAATCATTCTCTGTCCATTTAACTTCTTCCCCTGCCAAGGCTTGATTTAATCGGTTAAAAAATTCTTCTTTTTCTTGTCTTTTCTGGGCTTCTATTTCGATTTGATGTTTGATTTCTTCCACTTGAGTGGCAGAACGGGGTTCATAAACATCTCCTTTTTTCTTAAAGTATATTTTATCGTCCGAGAGTAAAAGGTAAGATGCGTAACAAAGGATGGGGGTTTCCTCGGAAAAAATTAACCCTGCTAATTCTGCTGGAGTGACGGGGGTTGATTCTTCTACTAATAATTCCCAAGCAATTTCTAGGCTAGAGGGATCTAAATATTGTTCAACTTCTTGGCTAAATTTTTCAATGTCTGAAGGTTTGAAGGATTCTCCCTGCACAAGGTAATCAATTTTTTGGGGTCTAACCTTATGATTTGTACCATTTTTATCAATGGCAATCCAATCTTTTTTCCCTCTGGTTTTTCTATTACCGCTAAACGGCGATCGCCATTAACCTTAAATTCTACTAGTGTTCCTTTTTCCACCCTGAACCTTTTTTACTATGATTTGATGAGCAATACTATCAAGTTTAAGATTATTAGGCAAATGTGTAAAGTTAAATCTCTTTTTGATGCCTACATTGTCGGTTAGAAGTAGGGCTTATCAATTATAGAAGTGTTTGCTTAAGGCAGGGAATGGAAAATAGGCAATAATTTTTGATAACTTATGATAAAAAGATTAATTAATATCCTAAGAGTTTACTCTTATTACTTAAAAGTCAACTTGAAAAAAATAACTAATTTAATTAAATTTTAGTCTTTGCTTTATTCTTTCAAATTTTAATCTTAAATAGCGTTTTGAAAATATAGTTCTTCTCTCAATTTCTGACATACTAAGCCATTCTTGATAGTGAGGAATAGCGAATTTTTCAAAGAAATTAATCCAATCTTTGGTGATTTTATCTTCACTAAATTCTTTGTATCTTGCTTGTCCATTTTGTACCATTGCCAAATATAATTGAGGATTGTTTTTAAGTTTTTTTACAGCTTCAATTGTTTCATCAATAGAGTTAACCACAAGAAAATCTAAATCAGATTTTTTAGCAGCTAAAAATGCAGATTCTGGTGTTAGTATAGCTGGTACATGAGCTTGCCAACAATTAATCAATTTACTAGCTGGTTTGTGTAAATAATGGAGTTTATCAAAACTTCTAACAGCAACAATGGCATCTATATTACTGTAGTCATGCCATTGATTTTTATCAAACATAGGATACCATTTACAATCTAATTCTTCTAAGGATTTAATCCATTTATCTGATAATAGTTCTTGACATATATTACTTCTTGAACCTATAAAAGCAATATTTTCCACTAAAGAATTTCGATCTCGTTTTCTAGGAATGATACTTGGTTGTGGCCAATGTGATATGTAATATGGATTCCAGATAGAATTAATGATTTTTTTTTGATCATTCATATTGTGAACTATATGTAGATGTGCTGAAGGATGATATTCTCTATCGCCTTTGGCACAAATTAACATTAATTTTTCTAAATAAGGATAAATATTACCTAATGTATCTCTATCCGCAATAACTATTCCTTTTTCGGGTAAATAATCTATTATTTCACATGGAAAACCAGCATTTTTTATTCTACAATATGTAGTAAAAATCCAAGATGTAAAATTACCAGATTGAAACTTTCTGATTTCTTTAATATCATTCCACTGTGGTATTTGTCCAGCAAAAAAAGAATGTGTTTTTTTATTAGGAGCATAGAAATAAATTTTCTCCATGTTATTTTCGATGCTTATTGCAATTTTCCCTTAGAATAACACAAGTTAAACTTAAGTACACAATGTCTTATATTCAACCTTGCATAGTTGTTGCTCAGTTGTATGAACAAGTGGTCAAAACATCCTAGATGCGATCGCCATTAACCTTAAATTCTACTAGCGTTCCTTTTTCCACCCTGAACCCTTCTTACTATGATTTGATGAGCAATACTATCAAGTTTAAGATTATTAGGCAAATGTGTAAAGTCAAATCTTAGAGGCAATGGGCAATGGGCTGATTCTACTGCGATTATTAAGAATAGTTAATAAAATTTTAAAAAAATCTTTAAACCGAGCCAAAATAAGAGTCCATCTTTTAGCATTGAAAGTAAGATGAACATAATTGTCATAAAAAAATACTAAAGCGTTTCATTAAATATCCCCTTTCTCCATAGTTAATTATCATCAAGGTAATTTGAAAATATCAGAATATTTAGAAAGGATTATCCACTAGAAATTTAATTTTTTATTATTATCTAAAAGCTATAGCAATAATTCAAGTAATAGTATTTTTTTACATTATTAAACATCTTTTTTAATCATTAAGAACGAAGATAACTACTAAATAACATGGGTAAACCAACAGGATTTTTAGAATTTGCCAGAGAATTACCAGTCGATAAAGATCCCTTGGAAAGAATTAAAAACTGGGATGAGTTTCATTTACATTTACCAGAGGAAAACTTAAAAAATCAGGCGGCTCGATGTATGGATTGCGGTACGCCTTTTTGTCATACGGGAGAATTAATTAGTGGCATGGCCAGTGGTTGTCCTGTTAATAATTTAATTCCTGAATGGAATGATTTAATTTATCGTGGTTTGTGGAAAGAAGCCCTTGAAAGACTCCACAAAACCAATAACTTTCCTGAATTTACAGGAAGGGTATGTCCCGCCCCCTGTGAGGGTTCTTGCGTTTTGGGTATCAATAATCCCCCTGTAACCATCAAAAATATTGAATGTAGTATTATCGACCATGGTTGGGATCAAGGGTGGGTAACTGCTGAACCCCCTGAAAAAAGAACAGGCAAAAAGGTTGCTGTGGTGGGTTCTGGCCCGGCAGGATTGAGTGCGGCGGCGCAGTTGAATCGGGCTGGGCATTGGGTAACGGTATATGAAAAGGGCGATCGCCCTGGGGGCTTACTCATGTACGGTATCCCTAATATGAAATTGGATAAGGAAAAGGTGGTAATGCGCCGCATTAGGGTATTGGAAGAAGAAGGTATCAAGTTTATCTGTAATACCGAAATCGGTAGAGATATAACTGCCGAGGAATTGGTAAAGGAAAATGATGCGGTGATTTTGTGCATTGGGGCAGGAAAACCGAGGGATTTACCCATAGAGGGCAGAGATTTAAAAGGTATTCATTTCGCCATGGATTTCCTTACCGCCAACACCAAGGCAATATTAGATAGCAATCCAGAGGGGTTAATTTCTGCCCAAGGCAAAGACGTTGTGATCATCGGCGGAGGGGATACGGGTACAGACTGCGTGGGAACTTCTGTGCGTCATGTTTGTAGCTCCGTAACTCAATTGGAAATTATGCCTAAACCCCCAGAAATGAGGGCGAAAAATAATCCTTGGCCAGAATATCCCAAGGTTTATCGCCTTGACTATGGACAAGAGGAGGCGGCGGCTAAGTTTGGAGATGATCCCCGATTTTATACCACCACTGCCACCAAGTTTGAAGGGGATGATCATGGTGATGTAAAAGCTGTTCATACCGTACAGGTGGAGTGGCAACGCAACCAGGAGGGGCGTTTTATCCCTAATCCCATAGAAGGCACAGAAAAGGTTATCCCTGCTCAATTGGTGTTACTAGCCATGGGTTTTCTTGGTCCAGAACAGTTATTATTAGATCAGATGGGCTTAGAAAAGGATCATCGTAGTAATATCAAAGCTGATTATGATGACTATGCCACCAGCATTCCTAATGTGTTTGCGGCGGGGGATTGTCGACGGGGTCAAAGTCTTGTGGTATGGGCTTTTAATGAAGGTCGTGGAGTAGCCCAAAGGTGCGATCGCTTCTTAATGGGTTATAGCGATTTACCGAAATAAATTTTATGGAACAAGGGGTTTAATCCCCTTGTCTCGGAAATTGATGGGAAAACTCTAATTCATACCCACCAACTTAGCACTCAAATCCCATAATTTAACTGCTTTATTTTTATCACTGGCTTCATCAGAAACCTCTTGAGCAAATGGTTTTCTGCCTTCTTTCTGACGATTTCCCCAACTCCAATAAACTCCAGATTTACCAAACTCTTCCTCTGCCACTACCTTGGCAAGTCTTTCCCCTGCTAATTCTTCGGAAACATAACCCCCTGTCACATTTTTTTGGAAAAGAGGGAATATTTTTTGAAAAAGGGAGTAATGGTTACGGAATAAATCTGTTTCGGCGACACAACCGGGATAAAAAGAGTTGAAAATAATACCTGTGGAGTCATGATAACGGCGGTGTAATTCTTTCATGGTCAGAATATTACACAATTTACTATCTTTGTAGGCTTTTCCAGATTTAAATTTTTTACCACTAATCATAGAAATGGGTGCTTTAAATCCTTCTTCCATACCTTTTAAGTTTCCTAAATCAGGAGGGGCAGGAATGGGGATTTTTCCGCCTAATTCTTTGGGGTTGGCGGTAACAGTACCTAGGATTATGAGACGAGGATGGGGGTTAGAGGATTTTTTGAGATCTTCTAACATGAGGTTACAGAGAAGAAAATGCCCTAGGTGGTTGGTGGCGACGCTTATTTCGTAACCATCCTCGCTATACATAGGCTCTTTGAGTAGGGGGTAATACACGGCGGCATTACATACCAAAGCATCTAGGTTTCTACCTGTGGCACGAAAATCCTCGACAAATTTACGCACACTGTTGAGGGATGCTAAGTCAAGATGAATGATTTGATAGCTATCTTCGGGAATGCCTACTTCTTTGGCTACTTTTTGGGTTTTTTCGAGGTTACGACAAGCCATGATAACGTGCCATTGACCTGTTTTGGCTAGGGCTTTAGCTCCTTGTAAACCTACCCCTGATGATGCTCCAGTGATGATCACTGTGGATTTTTGATCGTTTACCATATTTATTGTTTTATTTTATCGCCAATACGTTTATAAATTTTTAATCTTTAATCATTTTAATGATCCCATAGAACTATGTTTTCTTTTTCAAAGTTTCTTTAAGCAAGGGGTGATTTTTTTTAATATTTCTTTATCTCTTTTGTCGAGGTTCAAATTCCAATTTACCGTTTTCACTGCTGAGGGTTTGAATAAAAAAGTCTTCTATCTCGTTGTTTTCTCCTGCTATTAAGACTTTTGCCTGATGTCCTTTTTCCAAAATATAAGTGCGATCGCACTGTTCATAAGCATAAATAATTAAAATATCTCCTTTTTCGCACAACAAAGCAGCGCCTCCATTAGGACATATTTCTTTACTGCCCCTTGTACCGGGAATGGCATAGGTTGACCATCTTTGAGCATTATTCAAATTAGCAATTTCCACCTCCTCTAAGGGCAAAATACCCACCATTTCCATCAATTCGGGATCGATGGTAATACTACCCACATAATTAACATTCGCCTCTGTTACCCTGACTCGGTGTAACTTAGCGTGCATTAATTTAATAGTTTTCATAAAAATTAATATAGAGAGATATATATAGATTGTCCATAACTATCCTACAGTGCTACGACAATCTTAATGGTCAGAATTTTGAGAACAGTTTAAATTTATATTTTCGGGGAAAACCACAACCAATTAAAGAAAATAACCAATAA
The sequence above is a segment of the Cyanobacterium stanieri PCC 7202 genome. Coding sequences within it:
- a CDS encoding hypothetical protein (KEGG: ana:all0589 hypothetical protein~SPTR: All0589 protein); this encodes MEKIYFYAPNKKTHSFFAGQIPQWNDIKEIRKFQSGNFTSWIFTTYCRIKNAGFPCEIIDYLPEKGIVIADRDTLGNIYPYLEKLMLICAKGDREYHPSAHLHIVHNMNDQKKIINSIWNPYYISHWPQPSIIPRKRDRNSLVENIAFIGSRSNICQELLSDKWIKSLEELDCKWYPMFDKNQWHDYSNIDAIVAVRSFDKLHYLHKPASKLINCWQAHVPAILTPESAFLAAKKSDLDFLVVNSIDETIEAVKKLKNNPQLYLAMVQNGQARYKEFSEDKITKDWINFFEKFAIPHYQEWLSMSEIERRTIFSKRYLRLKFERIKQRLKFN
- a CDS encoding glutamate synthase (NADH) small subunit (PFAM: Pyridine nucleotide-disulphide oxidoreductase~TIGRFAM: glutamate synthases, NADH/NADPH, small subunit~COGs: COG0493 NADPH-dependent glutamate synthase beta chain and related oxidoreductase~InterPro IPR013027:IPR000759:IPR006005~KEGG: cyc:PCC7424_3656 glutamate synthase, NADH/NADPH, small subunit~PFAM: FAD-dependent pyridine nucleotide-disulphide oxidoreductase~SPTR: Glutamate synthase, NADH/NADPH, small subunit;~TIGRFAM: glutamate synthase, NADH/NADPH, small subunit), which codes for MGKPTGFLEFARELPVDKDPLERIKNWDEFHLHLPEENLKNQAARCMDCGTPFCHTGELISGMASGCPVNNLIPEWNDLIYRGLWKEALERLHKTNNFPEFTGRVCPAPCEGSCVLGINNPPVTIKNIECSIIDHGWDQGWVTAEPPEKRTGKKVAVVGSGPAGLSAAAQLNRAGHWVTVYEKGDRPGGLLMYGIPNMKLDKEKVVMRRIRVLEEEGIKFICNTEIGRDITAEELVKENDAVILCIGAGKPRDLPIEGRDLKGIHFAMDFLTANTKAILDSNPEGLISAQGKDVVIIGGGDTGTDCVGTSVRHVCSSVTQLEIMPKPPEMRAKNNPWPEYPKVYRLDYGQEEAAAKFGDDPRFYTTTATKFEGDDHGDVKAVHTVQVEWQRNQEGRFIPNPIEGTEKVIPAQLVLLAMGFLGPEQLLLDQMGLEKDHRSNIKADYDDYATSIPNVFAAGDCRRGQSLVVWAFNEGRGVAQRCDRFLMGYSDLPK
- a CDS encoding NADPH-protochlorophyllide oxidoreductase (PFAM: short chain dehydrogenase~TIGRFAM: light-dependent protochlorophyllide reductase~COGs: COG1028 Dehydrogenase with different specificities (related to short-chain alcohol dehydrogenase)~InterPro IPR002198:IPR002347:IPR005979~KEGG: ter:Tery_0109 protochlorophyllide oxidoreductase~PFAM: short-chain dehydrogenase/reductase SDR~PRIAM: Protochlorophyllide reductase~SPTR: Light-dependent NADPH-protochlorophyllide oxidoreductase;~TIGRFAM: light-dependent protochlorophyllide reductase), with protein sequence MVNDQKSTVIITGASSGVGLQGAKALAKTGQWHVIMACRNLEKTQKVAKEVGIPEDSYQIIHLDLASLNSVRKFVEDFRATGRNLDALVCNAAVYYPLLKEPMYSEDGYEISVATNHLGHFLLCNLMLEDLKKSSNPHPRLIILGTVTANPKELGGKIPIPAPPDLGNLKGMEEGFKAPISMISGKKFKSGKAYKDSKLCNILTMKELHRRYHDSTGIIFNSFYPGCVAETDLFRNHYSLFQKIFPLFQKNVTGGYVSEELAGERLAKVVAEEEFGKSGVYWSWGNRQKEGRKPFAQEVSDEASDKNKAVKLWDLSAKLVGMN
- a CDS encoding L-aspartate 1-decarboxylase (PFAM: Aspartate decarboxylase~TIGRFAM: L-aspartate-alpha-decarboxylase~COGs: COG0853 Aspartate 1-decarboxylase~InterPro IPR003190~KEGG: cyt:cce_0940 aspartate alpha-decarboxylase~PFAM: aspartate decarboxylase~PRIAM: Aspartate 1-decarboxylase~SPTR: Aspartate 1-decarboxylase;~TIGRFAM: aspartate 1-decarboxylase~manually curated), with the protein product MKTIKLMHAKLHRVRVTEANVNYVGSITIDPELMEMVGILPLEEVEIANLNNAQRWSTYAIPGTRGSKEICPNGGAALLCEKGDILIIYAYEQCDRTYILEKGHQAKVLIAGENNEIEDFFIQTLSSENGKLEFEPRQKR